A stretch of bacterium DNA encodes these proteins:
- the yedE gene encoding YedE family putative selenium transporter, producing the protein MRRLSSDTLLILASGISLGGLGAALALWGNPANSGICISCFVENLSGSLGLHHDLRMSYFRPELAGFVAGAFLMALAGREMRPRSGTYPVIGFVLGVLLIAGSSVFMGCPIKMMLRLGAGDLTAVAGVAGLAFGVWIGVRCYRAGLDLGAPTPGGGAFQASLLPLVIVAGFGLSVAVGGLFLAGDTGPAARRAPLVISLAAGLIIGALAQRSRFCVTGSFSNYFLARDTVLMRGLAALFLAALSVSVLSGVFNPGLLDQPGSHPDHLWNFLGMALVGFASVLAGGCPFRQLVLSGEGSVDASVVVLGMVAGGAIVHLWGIASTSAGPTPFGKAAVLLGLAFCFGIARFYRKA; encoded by the coding sequence ATGAGGCGGCTTTCTTCCGACACACTCCTCATCCTCGCCAGCGGTATCAGCCTGGGAGGGCTGGGGGCGGCTCTGGCCCTGTGGGGTAACCCGGCCAACTCGGGGATCTGTATCTCCTGTTTTGTGGAGAACCTTTCCGGGAGCCTCGGACTCCACCACGATCTGAGGATGTCCTATTTCAGGCCCGAGCTGGCAGGGTTTGTTGCAGGCGCTTTTCTCATGGCCCTCGCCGGGAGGGAAATGCGTCCCCGTTCGGGCACGTACCCCGTGATCGGTTTCGTCCTGGGCGTCCTTCTCATCGCAGGCTCTTCCGTGTTCATGGGCTGCCCCATCAAGATGATGCTTCGCCTGGGAGCCGGGGATCTTACGGCTGTAGCCGGAGTGGCGGGTCTTGCCTTCGGTGTCTGGATCGGGGTCCGCTGCTACAGGGCCGGTCTCGACCTCGGCGCACCCACGCCTGGCGGGGGAGCGTTCCAGGCTTCCTTGCTCCCGCTCGTGATCGTGGCCGGTTTCGGGTTGTCCGTAGCGGTGGGCGGGCTCTTCCTGGCCGGGGACACCGGTCCGGCGGCACGGAGGGCACCTCTTGTCATTTCCCTCGCAGCGGGCCTGATCATCGGTGCCCTGGCCCAGCGGTCCCGGTTCTGCGTGACGGGGAGCTTTTCCAACTACTTCCTGGCCCGGGACACCGTCCTGATGCGGGGACTCGCCGCCCTTTTTCTGGCGGCCCTTTCCGTCAGTGTCCTTTCCGGCGTCTTTAATCCCGGACTGCTGGATCAGCCCGGATCCCACCCCGACCACCTCTGGAACTTCCTCGGGATGGCACTGGTCGGGTTCGCGTCGGTCCTTGCAGGCGGATGCCCGTTCCGTCAGCTCGTCCTGAGCGGCGAAGGATCGGTGGACGCTTCGGTGGTCGTCCTGGGCATGGTGGCGGGAGGAGCGATCGTTCACCTGTGGGGCATTGCGAGCACCTCGGCCGGGCCGACACCCTTCGGAAAGGCGGCGGTACTGCTTGGTTTAGCTTTTTGTTTCGGGATCGCAAGGTTTTACCGGAAAGCTTAG
- a CDS encoding PqqD family peptide modification chaperone, protein MQKKLFRNPDVNWRVESHREAHVREVLEDPARVEEDEQAQDVGTVTILAGGVMHQLNLLGGEIWKLCDGSLDREGLMGELIGMFEVDAETLSEDVNLFLDEMAGQGLIDEK, encoded by the coding sequence ATGCAGAAAAAATTATTTCGCAACCCCGACGTTAACTGGCGCGTTGAGTCCCACCGGGAGGCGCATGTACGGGAGGTTCTGGAGGATCCAGCGAGGGTTGAGGAAGACGAGCAGGCGCAGGATGTGGGGACCGTCACCATCCTTGCCGGAGGCGTCATGCACCAGCTTAACCTCCTGGGCGGTGAGATCTGGAAACTGTGTGATGGTTCCCTCGACCGGGAAGGGCTGATGGGAGAGCTGATCGGGATGTTCGAGGTGGACGCGGAGACCCTCTCGGAGGATGTGAACCTCTTCCTGGACGAGATGGCGGGCCAGGGGCTGATCGATGAAAAGTAG
- a CDS encoding GeoRSP system radical SAM/SPASM protein → MKSSDLLSAPLTVNWSLSYRCNFTCSHCYSRALDTGTLSLDELFRIVDLLAEKGVVFINFGGGEPLLLDDLYRITGHAVSRGLKVTMNSNGWLLDQGAAGRIREAGFHSVGISIDSPEPAGHDRFRDRPGSFVRAVEALGHLREAGVRSTVSCVINRGNLHNWREMVGLCREQGVGTLYLHNYKCSGKGLVNMEELDLTPGQWGQFYTGALAVREKLDDLTISFDDPIMAALPGYSPDAAVKGSTCGKLSLHIGPDGRITPCGFIPISLGHILNDDFDEIWFNSPILEKMRSKTPRGKCAGCSSYEDCLGGCSARAFAMTGSFEDPDPHCWVEEGQSKVQSPKSKG, encoded by the coding sequence ATGAAAAGTAGCGACCTTCTCTCGGCGCCCCTGACCGTCAACTGGTCCCTGTCCTACCGGTGCAACTTCACCTGCAGCCACTGTTACAGCCGCGCCCTTGACACCGGGACCCTCTCCCTCGACGAGCTTTTCAGGATCGTCGACCTCCTGGCGGAAAAGGGGGTGGTGTTCATCAATTTCGGCGGTGGGGAGCCCCTTTTGCTGGATGATCTTTACCGGATCACGGGCCACGCCGTGTCCCGGGGACTCAAGGTCACCATGAACAGCAACGGATGGCTCCTGGACCAGGGGGCCGCCGGGCGCATCCGGGAGGCGGGCTTTCACAGCGTGGGGATCAGTATCGACAGCCCTGAACCTGCCGGCCACGACCGGTTCCGCGACCGGCCCGGCAGTTTCGTCCGCGCTGTCGAGGCTCTTGGACATTTGAGGGAGGCGGGCGTCAGGAGCACCGTTTCGTGCGTCATCAACCGCGGGAACCTTCACAACTGGCGGGAGATGGTGGGTCTTTGCCGGGAACAGGGAGTGGGGACCTTGTATCTGCACAACTACAAATGTTCGGGCAAGGGGCTGGTGAACATGGAGGAACTGGACCTGACGCCCGGTCAGTGGGGTCAGTTCTACACCGGGGCCCTGGCGGTCAGGGAGAAGCTCGATGACCTGACCATCTCCTTCGACGATCCCATCATGGCTGCCCTGCCGGGGTACAGTCCCGACGCGGCGGTCAAGGGCAGCACCTGCGGCAAGCTGAGCCTCCACATCGGACCCGACGGCCGGATAACCCCCTGCGGCTTCATCCCGATCTCTCTCGGTCACATCCTGAACGACGATTTCGACGAGATCTGGTTCAACTCTCCCATACTGGAAAAGATGCGGTCCAAGACGCCCCGGGGCAAGTGCGCCGGATGCTCCAGTTACGAGGATTGTCTCGGCGGCTGTTCGGCCCGGGCCTTCGCCATGACGGGGAGCTTCGAGGACCCGGACCCGCACTGCTGGGTGGAGGAAGGTCAGTCCAAAGTCCAAAGTCCAAAGTCCAAAGGATAA